A genomic segment from Lignipirellula cremea encodes:
- a CDS encoding PSD1 and planctomycete cytochrome C domain-containing protein, translating into MPREGVQGKPRAALGVAGLIRLARSWEPPSTRAPSKGQQNMTKFSLSLVGRAWQLGNRTLRLRFVLCWTWTFAFWGFTSLACADEGIDFFEAKIRPVLVETCYGCHSADAQQQGKLKGNLVLDTRAGTRKGGDTGPAIVPGKVKDSLLLAALRHESFEMPPQGKLPESVIADFVKWVEMGAPDPREGEIASTTPEIDIEAGRQFWSLRPLSRPAIPSLSSDWPETEVDQFVARKLADNNISVVEDANAVTLVRRLYLDLVGLPPSPEEIVSFEQAALRNPHSAIENLVDQLLDSPQFGERWGRHWLDVARFAESNGATKNTVWPDAWRYRDYVIDSFNADKPFDQFLKEQIAGDLLPFESDEQRWEQIVAAGFLALGSKANDATRMEIIGEQLDVLGRSMLGLSIGCARCHDHKFDPIPTRDFYALAGILQNTAILDGKPFASLEARPDKSRLQQVKTFERSVASAARAVVQANDRLEELAQQQNLRRRPGDSWKDLLSRFPSGGQRDKAHETLQQLEKAEEDLEQLRQAGPPEMQFGVSVTDRAAKGTKWLNAQIHIRGSDSNLGDEAPRGVLQVLLPTSADQPEIADKESGRIQLAEVVSQHPLAARVMVNRIWHHLFGQGLVRTVDNFGTLGERPTHPELLEWLAGQMVEDGWSIKQSIRRIVLSRTYRLSADSRASQQAVDPENQWLWRHSPRRLDAEALRDAILSASGALDRQRPDRFDNAVAVSQMTNPSVADAAFVRAVYLPVARGYAVDLFEAFNFPPSDLVVGRRETPSVPTQALFMMNSRLVADQAQIMARRLLREAKTDDARVENAYLLALGRRSSPTETHAAVEFMKQFQLPIAIEGTQESAPDRQDAWAAFCQSLFASSEFRFLR; encoded by the coding sequence TTGCCCCGTGAAGGCGTTCAAGGAAAGCCAAGGGCCGCTCTCGGAGTTGCTGGTTTAATACGCCTTGCACGTTCGTGGGAGCCGCCCAGTACGAGGGCCCCTTCAAAGGGACAGCAGAACATGACGAAATTTTCTTTATCGCTGGTAGGCCGGGCTTGGCAATTAGGTAATAGAACTCTGCGCTTACGTTTCGTATTGTGTTGGACCTGGACGTTTGCGTTCTGGGGCTTTACGTCGCTGGCCTGCGCGGACGAGGGCATCGATTTCTTCGAAGCGAAGATTCGTCCCGTGCTTGTCGAGACTTGCTACGGTTGCCATTCGGCCGACGCGCAGCAGCAGGGAAAACTCAAAGGCAATTTGGTTCTTGATACGCGGGCCGGAACTCGCAAAGGCGGCGACACGGGACCGGCGATCGTTCCGGGCAAAGTCAAGGACAGTTTGCTGTTGGCGGCCCTGCGGCACGAGTCGTTTGAAATGCCGCCCCAGGGCAAACTTCCCGAGTCGGTGATCGCCGACTTCGTCAAATGGGTCGAGATGGGGGCGCCCGATCCGCGAGAAGGAGAGATTGCCTCTACCACTCCAGAGATTGACATCGAAGCCGGGCGGCAATTCTGGTCGCTACGGCCTTTGTCGCGGCCGGCGATTCCATCGCTTTCTAGCGATTGGCCGGAAACGGAGGTCGACCAATTCGTCGCACGCAAGCTTGCCGACAACAACATCTCGGTGGTCGAGGATGCGAACGCGGTCACGCTGGTTCGCCGCTTGTACCTCGACCTGGTTGGGCTGCCGCCGTCGCCGGAGGAGATCGTGTCGTTCGAACAAGCAGCCCTCCGTAATCCACATTCGGCAATCGAGAATCTGGTCGATCAATTGCTCGACTCCCCACAGTTTGGCGAGCGCTGGGGACGCCATTGGCTCGACGTGGCGCGTTTTGCGGAATCGAACGGAGCGACGAAGAACACCGTGTGGCCCGATGCCTGGCGTTACCGGGACTATGTCATCGATTCGTTCAACGCAGACAAGCCGTTCGATCAATTCTTGAAAGAGCAGATCGCGGGCGACTTGTTGCCTTTTGAATCCGACGAGCAGCGGTGGGAGCAGATCGTCGCCGCCGGTTTTCTGGCGCTGGGCTCGAAGGCGAACGACGCCACACGGATGGAGATCATCGGCGAGCAACTCGACGTGCTGGGTCGCTCCATGTTGGGTCTGTCGATCGGCTGCGCCCGTTGTCACGATCATAAGTTCGATCCGATTCCGACTCGCGACTTCTACGCCTTGGCGGGCATCCTGCAAAACACGGCTATTCTCGACGGGAAGCCGTTTGCTTCCTTGGAAGCGCGGCCCGATAAGAGCCGGTTGCAACAGGTCAAGACATTTGAAAGATCGGTGGCGTCCGCCGCCCGGGCGGTCGTGCAGGCCAACGATCGGCTGGAGGAACTTGCCCAACAACAGAACCTGCGTCGGCGTCCTGGCGATTCGTGGAAAGACCTCCTGTCACGCTTTCCCAGTGGCGGTCAACGCGACAAAGCGCATGAGACGCTGCAGCAATTGGAAAAAGCCGAAGAGGATCTGGAGCAGCTTCGCCAAGCCGGACCGCCCGAGATGCAGTTCGGCGTCTCCGTGACCGATCGAGCGGCAAAAGGGACGAAATGGCTGAACGCTCAAATCCATATCCGCGGCAGCGACAGCAACCTCGGCGACGAAGCGCCTCGCGGCGTTTTGCAGGTACTCCTTCCTACCAGCGCCGATCAACCCGAGATTGCCGACAAAGAAAGCGGTCGTATACAATTGGCCGAAGTAGTCAGCCAGCACCCGCTCGCCGCGCGCGTAATGGTCAACCGCATCTGGCATCACTTGTTTGGTCAGGGACTGGTGCGGACGGTCGACAATTTTGGAACGCTCGGCGAGCGGCCAACGCATCCAGAATTGTTGGAGTGGCTCGCAGGACAAATGGTGGAGGATGGTTGGTCGATCAAGCAGTCGATTCGGCGAATTGTTCTCAGCCGCACCTATCGACTCAGCGCCGACTCTCGTGCGAGTCAGCAGGCTGTCGATCCCGAAAACCAATGGCTGTGGCGGCACAGTCCGCGTCGGCTTGACGCCGAGGCGCTGCGCGACGCGATCCTTTCGGCCAGCGGCGCGCTCGATCGCCAGCGGCCGGATCGTTTCGACAACGCCGTCGCCGTTTCCCAAATGACGAACCCGTCGGTCGCCGACGCCGCGTTCGTGCGCGCCGTGTACCTGCCCGTCGCGCGCGGCTATGCGGTCGATCTTTTCGAGGCATTCAACTTTCCCCCTTCCGATCTTGTGGTGGGGCGACGGGAGACGCCGTCCGTTCCCACGCAAGCTCTGTTCATGATGAACAGCCGTCTGGTCGCCGACCAGGCGCAGATCATGGCTCGTCGGCTGCTGCGTGAGGCGAAAACCGACGATGCTCGGGTGGAAAATGCCTATCTGCTCGCGCTGGGACGTCGATCGAGCCCCACCGAAACCCACGCAGCGGTCGAGTTTATGAAGCAATTTCAACTGCCGATTGCGATCGAAGGAACCCAGGAATCGGCTCCCGATCGGCAGGACGCCTGGGCTGCCTTTTGCCAGTCCTTATTCGCGTCGTCCGAGTTCCGGTTCCTGCGCTAG
- a CDS encoding DUF1501 domain-containing protein, translated as MQQHLSRRQALQGSAAGFGYLAFSALQQQTQAANGTKPAPHFAPKVKRVIFMFMEGGPSHVDSFDYKPALARYTGKKPPYDQPKAGGTGHNDSVMQESPFAFSQHGESGLWISEIFPELAKHADDLCLINSMHHETGIHTPGCVIMHTGDSRFTRPSMGSWITYGLGAETQELPGYMVVNPRDRNIPAGCYSNAFLPARHHSTIMQNVGLDPDLSKAIRNVTNQHMTDHRQRQQLDFIQQMNGLYRQKQDDSQVDAVIESYEQAYRMQSAVPRLFDFKDESQSTLDLYGIGKKAPPFAVQCLLARRMAEAGVRFIEISQGGWDSHNDLQRNLAGAARNVDAPIAALITDLKQRGMWQDTLLVWGGEFGRTPAIEDMKDKSFGRDHNGAGFTYWIAGGGVQGGIRYGATDELGWFAAENKVHARDLHATILHLLGLDHRKLSFRYGGRDYTPTDVDGEVVKGILA; from the coding sequence ATGCAACAACACCTATCGCGCCGCCAGGCTCTGCAGGGGAGTGCGGCCGGATTCGGCTATCTCGCGTTTAGCGCCTTGCAGCAACAAACGCAGGCGGCGAATGGGACGAAGCCCGCGCCGCATTTTGCGCCGAAGGTCAAACGTGTGATCTTTATGTTCATGGAAGGAGGGCCATCGCACGTTGACTCGTTCGACTATAAACCGGCCTTGGCCAGGTACACGGGGAAGAAGCCGCCGTACGATCAACCGAAAGCAGGCGGCACGGGCCATAACGATTCGGTGATGCAAGAGTCGCCGTTTGCATTCTCCCAGCATGGAGAGAGCGGTCTGTGGATTAGCGAGATCTTTCCGGAACTCGCCAAGCACGCAGACGACCTCTGTCTGATCAACAGCATGCACCATGAGACGGGGATCCATACGCCGGGGTGCGTCATTATGCACACCGGCGATTCTCGCTTCACGCGTCCTTCGATGGGTTCGTGGATCACCTATGGGCTGGGGGCCGAAACGCAAGAATTACCTGGCTACATGGTCGTGAACCCGCGCGATCGCAATATTCCGGCGGGCTGCTATTCCAACGCCTTCCTGCCGGCCAGGCATCACTCGACGATTATGCAAAACGTCGGACTCGATCCGGACCTGTCGAAGGCGATTCGCAATGTGACCAATCAACACATGACCGATCACCGGCAGCGACAACAGCTGGATTTCATCCAACAGATGAACGGGCTTTATCGGCAAAAACAAGACGACTCGCAGGTCGACGCGGTGATCGAATCGTATGAACAGGCGTATCGGATGCAGTCGGCCGTCCCGCGACTGTTCGATTTCAAGGATGAAAGCCAAAGCACGTTGGATCTTTATGGCATCGGCAAAAAAGCTCCGCCGTTCGCCGTGCAATGCCTGCTCGCCCGCCGCATGGCGGAGGCCGGCGTGCGGTTTATTGAGATCAGTCAAGGCGGCTGGGACAGCCATAACGATCTCCAACGCAACCTCGCCGGCGCCGCGCGCAACGTGGACGCCCCGATCGCTGCGCTGATCACCGATCTCAAACAGCGCGGCATGTGGCAGGACACGCTGTTGGTGTGGGGCGGCGAATTCGGCCGCACGCCGGCGATCGAAGATATGAAAGACAAGAGCTTCGGCCGCGACCACAACGGCGCCGGCTTCACGTACTGGATCGCCGGCGGCGGAGTCCAAGGCGGCATCCGTTATGGCGCGACCGACGAACTGGGTTGGTTCGCCGCGGAGAACAAGGTCCACGCCCGCGACCTGCACGCCACGATCCTGCACTTGCTGGGGCTGGACCACCGAAAACTCTCGTTCCGCTACGGCGGCCGCGACTACACGCCCACCGATGTGGACGGCGAAGTTGTGAAGGGAATTCTTGCGTAG
- a CDS encoding DUF1592 domain-containing protein — MQAALAEDGPVLADAEALVHLRQFCIRCHGPSKTAGKMRLDQPFDKIDEESWQKIVQVLHHVDMPPKEERQPSKVLRQQLEAWAQGRLNAHILKRAGDPGAVAWRRLTAIELDNMIRDLAGQPVAGDPLSSALNDKNGESNYLRASRHFPAENFGGEGFSNLGNVQNALSGPVLDKYLAMADEVARHARFDQQGKLVFDPPGAIQAPEVRRDQALSDLKLLAREVCGELYFGPGKLIGGEGDERSLDGAFKKAAESWAGPAPYLECLWLAQAAPDPENALTKIASMRNVNVSYLRRLSQLCESCPEGSLEEALWITPLRRLPKPTAIDQPVPDEVCRACAGIANSVWSCVQQATANGLTRTPSGPYRNVGSGRIPIRLTRKIPQRRDNKNVNVMVAPDRLTIVVDFLDADSAPTLYLGLPTLQLKEPDRDVFENVNGKQVKKGRERGETREMKLSRDSLLRMPAGARWEEHSFAKDHAEPALVLTKPCTMEFDIRTAATQLNPDGGNLDAFAFADRSEEGGPAQIRHSGNGTVDVAALLWPTADGAIARWLIGNQQQEEAFVTQWNAMFQRWFPPHPVTIAPFDGSRNTYGLPDEVQFYRDDARLQSQLLDAAGRQRMNDLWANLYLLSNEPRQRLAIFMGKYQISGLEHDAQVKKLAELQANPSKDEQQSQQRMNHPYGEIPVELPARLTFYKQQMERHRVLWQERTLAAVNEFASQAWRRPLTESEQSRLARQYDSMQQVGDIDAEGMLRMMLMRVLVSPHFLFRCERVASAGNEAPLDAWELATRLSLMIWASLPDEELRRCAGDGSLLRDDVLRQQTRRMLADPKARGMAEHFFGQWLGFAGFDRNTSGPDVEAFPEFTSSVRRSLYGESVAFFEDLIRNDRDARLIVGADYSFIDETLQRYYGLDSRTSGPSFARTQMSNAGRGGVLGLGAILVRNSRTRRTSPVNRGVWVVENLLGRHLPSPPADVPPIPDKVEDGLSLREQMVQHRDQPACAACHARIDPFGFAFESFDAAGRLRPQEFLDKIEYETTRDGVLLDGVEALRNYLTQRSEQVHRNLIRRMLGYALNRPVSVSDKPLIDRTLAVLAQEEYRLSSVVENIVLSRQFRLHRAATEREFAESDQ; from the coding sequence GTGCAGGCCGCTTTGGCGGAAGACGGGCCAGTCCTCGCCGACGCGGAGGCGCTGGTGCATCTGCGCCAATTCTGCATCCGCTGCCATGGCCCGTCCAAGACCGCAGGGAAGATGCGTCTGGACCAGCCGTTCGACAAGATTGATGAAGAGTCGTGGCAAAAGATCGTGCAGGTGCTGCACCACGTGGATATGCCGCCGAAGGAGGAGCGTCAGCCCAGCAAAGTTCTTCGTCAGCAGTTGGAAGCTTGGGCGCAGGGTCGCCTCAACGCGCACATTCTCAAACGGGCCGGTGATCCTGGCGCCGTGGCTTGGCGGCGTCTGACGGCGATCGAGTTAGATAACATGATCCGCGATCTGGCCGGGCAACCCGTAGCTGGGGACCCACTCTCGAGTGCTCTGAATGATAAGAATGGAGAGTCAAACTACCTCAGAGCCAGCAGGCATTTTCCGGCTGAGAACTTCGGCGGGGAAGGGTTTTCCAACCTCGGCAACGTGCAGAACGCACTCAGCGGCCCGGTGCTGGACAAGTATCTGGCGATGGCCGACGAGGTCGCTCGGCACGCCCGATTCGATCAACAGGGGAAGCTGGTCTTCGATCCGCCGGGAGCGATCCAGGCGCCCGAAGTGCGCCGCGATCAGGCGCTGTCGGACCTCAAACTATTAGCCCGTGAGGTTTGCGGCGAATTGTATTTCGGACCTGGGAAGCTCATCGGCGGCGAAGGCGATGAACGGAGCCTGGACGGGGCGTTCAAGAAGGCGGCCGAGTCCTGGGCCGGCCCCGCGCCGTATCTGGAGTGTCTCTGGCTGGCGCAAGCGGCCCCAGATCCCGAGAACGCCCTGACGAAGATCGCCAGCATGCGAAACGTCAACGTCAGCTACTTGCGGCGTCTTTCGCAATTGTGTGAAAGCTGTCCCGAGGGCAGCCTGGAAGAGGCCCTCTGGATCACACCTTTGCGACGATTGCCGAAGCCAACAGCAATCGACCAGCCGGTTCCCGACGAGGTGTGCCGCGCCTGTGCGGGAATCGCGAATTCGGTTTGGAGCTGTGTTCAGCAGGCGACCGCGAATGGACTGACGCGAACTCCCTCCGGCCCGTATCGCAACGTGGGTTCCGGCCGCATTCCCATCCGCTTGACCAGAAAGATTCCGCAGCGCCGTGACAACAAGAACGTTAATGTCATGGTCGCGCCCGACAGGCTGACAATCGTCGTAGATTTCCTTGACGCCGATTCCGCCCCCACGCTGTACCTGGGCTTGCCGACGTTGCAGCTTAAGGAGCCGGATCGCGACGTCTTCGAGAACGTGAACGGAAAGCAAGTGAAGAAAGGACGCGAGCGCGGCGAGACCCGCGAGATGAAGCTCAGCCGAGATTCGCTGCTCCGCATGCCCGCCGGCGCGCGTTGGGAGGAACATTCCTTCGCCAAAGACCACGCCGAGCCGGCCCTGGTGCTGACGAAACCTTGCACCATGGAATTCGACATCCGCACGGCGGCGACACAATTGAATCCGGACGGCGGCAATCTGGATGCGTTTGCGTTCGCCGATCGCAGCGAAGAGGGCGGACCGGCGCAGATTCGTCATTCGGGCAACGGGACGGTCGACGTCGCCGCTCTGCTCTGGCCCACCGCCGATGGCGCCATCGCGCGCTGGCTGATCGGAAATCAACAGCAAGAGGAAGCGTTCGTCACGCAGTGGAATGCGATGTTCCAGCGCTGGTTCCCGCCGCATCCCGTCACCATCGCGCCTTTCGACGGCAGCCGCAACACGTATGGATTGCCCGACGAGGTGCAATTCTATCGCGACGACGCGCGGCTCCAATCGCAATTGCTGGACGCCGCGGGCCGACAACGCATGAACGACCTGTGGGCGAATCTGTATCTGCTCAGCAACGAACCTCGCCAGCGCTTGGCGATTTTCATGGGCAAGTATCAGATCAGCGGTTTGGAGCACGACGCTCAAGTCAAAAAGTTAGCAGAGCTGCAGGCGAACCCCAGCAAAGACGAGCAACAATCGCAACAGCGCATGAACCATCCTTACGGAGAGATTCCTGTCGAACTGCCCGCTCGCCTGACGTTTTATAAGCAGCAGATGGAGAGACATCGCGTTCTGTGGCAGGAGCGTACGCTGGCGGCGGTGAACGAATTTGCATCGCAGGCGTGGCGTCGACCACTAACCGAATCGGAACAGTCTCGCTTGGCGCGGCAGTACGATTCGATGCAGCAGGTAGGCGACATCGACGCCGAAGGCATGCTGCGAATGATGCTGATGCGAGTGCTGGTGTCGCCTCATTTTCTCTTCCGTTGCGAGCGTGTTGCGTCCGCAGGAAACGAGGCGCCGCTTGACGCCTGGGAGCTGGCGACGCGGTTAAGCCTGATGATCTGGGCATCGCTGCCAGATGAAGAACTTCGGCGCTGCGCCGGTGACGGCAGTCTGCTCCGCGACGATGTGCTTCGCCAGCAAACGCGGCGCATGCTGGCCGATCCCAAAGCCCGGGGCATGGCGGAGCACTTCTTTGGTCAATGGCTCGGCTTCGCGGGCTTCGATCGAAACACGTCGGGCCCCGACGTCGAGGCGTTTCCCGAATTTACGTCTTCCGTGCGACGCTCGCTCTATGGCGAGTCGGTCGCTTTCTTCGAGGATCTGATTCGAAATGACCGGGACGCGCGCCTAATCGTCGGTGCGGATTACAGCTTTATCGATGAGACATTGCAGCGGTACTACGGTTTGGATTCGAGAACCAGTGGCCCCAGTTTTGCGCGCACCCAGATGTCCAATGCGGGGCGCGGAGGTGTTCTGGGTTTGGGCGCCATCCTGGTCCGTAACAGCCGCACGCGACGGACGAGTCCGGTTAACCGCGGCGTGTGGGTGGTGGAGAACCTGTTGGGCCGCCATCTGCCATCGCCGCCCGCCGACGTACCGCCGATTCCTGACAAAGTCGAAGACGGTTTGTCATTGCGCGAACAGATGGTGCAGCACCGTGATCAGCCAGCCTGCGCAGCGTGCCACGCACGGATCGATCCGTTTGGTTTCGCATTTGAATCCTTCGACGCCGCGGGACGCCTGCGGCCGCAAGAGTTCCTCGACAAGATCGAGTACGAAACGACCCGCGACGGCGTCTTGCTGGACGGCGTTGAAGCACTGAGGAACTACCTCACGCAGCGGTCCGAGCAAGTGCATCGCAACCTGATCCGCCGTATGCTGGGTTATGCATTGAACCGGCCGGTATCCGTCAGCGATAAGCCGCTGATCGACCGCACGCTCGCTGTCCTGGCGCAGGAGGAGTATCGCTTGTCGAGTGTTGTTGAGAACATTGTCCTGAGCCGCCAGTTTCGTTTGCATCGGGCTGCAACTGAACGAGAATTTGCAGAGAGCGATCAGTAA